The Setaria viridis chromosome 6, Setaria_viridis_v4.0, whole genome shotgun sequence genome contains a region encoding:
- the LOC117861297 gene encoding uncharacterized protein, with protein sequence MAEIVSSAVVNETVSQILSSLVQNYGDKEESNANRNLERLEMANIRLEAALEVSGKWQITDASLLRWRRKLKRAAQECDDTLHKCKQRILEDVETEKRVRNSSFPVRMAHTTKSFVFSVISFNKDESNSSIARRFEWLADGAREFLRLVELGGTPRCHMPFDPLIMHLLACKKLQHRIIRANKCPLFLQLVPYITSDHGIEARLIFIRTDGNVSEDDFFLSLMLQLSESTDIVGTAIKCLQLYGPIFKSTVETITKELMQLPTEHFSWVPVVDTHHKEHWDNLHNFGTDWFRPNPLCCKQNVQHKLYHGTELNKSRLLGAFLEPVIEVHLQCYVSLSECIQHRSLLFETKNSVQDSPYLKVGVLLTPHGHLEDILLVDRSPAIPAIYSEEQHSLHVNFTLGQLEEIMLPKAIDYFCKNDEATVYQMLWKLKHGASYIMIEKASMSSQRTSMRPWRTFQGPREGKMLLCHDQEIGRRTNVIFQFLNLWFVHAPVQLRGTIVDWIQKEKESRCIASQLHLNF encoded by the coding sequence ATGGCGGAGATCGTCAGTTCTGCAGTTGTCAACGAGACAGTTAGCCAAATCCTATCTAGTCTGGTTCAAAATTATGGGGATAAAGAGGAATCTAATGCGAACAGAAACTTGGAGAGGCTAGAGATGGCAAACATCAGGCTAGAGGCTGCTCTTGAGGTGTCAGGAAAGTGGCAGATCACTGATGCATCCTTGTTGCGTTGGCGCAGGAAGCTGAAGCGTGCTGCCCAAGAGTGCGATGACACGCTGCACAAATGCAAACAGAGGATCCTGGAAGATGTAGAGACAGAAAAGAGGGTGAGGAATTCCTCATTTCCTGTGCGTATGGCACATACTACTAAGTCATTTGTCTTCTCCGTCATCAGCTTCAACAAAGATGAGTCGAACAGTTCCATTGCTCGAAGATTTGAGTGGTTAGCAGATGGGGCTAGAGAGTTTCTGAGATTAGTAGAGCTTGGTGGTACGCCACGTTGTCACATGCCCTTTGACCCTCTTATCATGCACCTTCTTGCATGCAAGAAACTACAGCACAGAATCATTCGAGCAAACAAGTGCCCTTTGTTTCTACAGTTGGTGCCCTATATAACTTCAGATCATGGAATAGAGGCTAGACTCATCTTCATTCGGACAGATGGTAATGTTTCAGAAGAtgactttttcctttctttaatGCTACAGCTTTCAGAGAGTACAGACATAGTAGGGACTGCAATTAAGTGCCTACAGCTGTATGGCCCTATTTTCAAGTCTACAGTTGAAACCATTACGAAAGAACTTATGCAACTACCTACAGAACACTTCTCATGGGTGCCAGTTGTTGATACACACCACAAAGAACATTGGGACAATCTTCACAACTTTGGCACTGATTGGTTTCGCCCAAACCCGTTATGTTGCAAGCAGAATGTTCAGCACAAGCTCTATCACGGTACGGAGTTAAACAAGTCAAGATTACTAGGTGCCTTTCTAGAACCAGTTATTGAAGTACATCTGCAGTGCTATGTCTCGCTCTCAGAGTGCATCCAACATAGGTCCTTATTGTTTGAAACCAAAAATTCTGTACAAGATTCTCCATATCTGAAAGTTGGAGTCCTTTTGACGCCCCATGGGCATTTAGAAGACATTCTACTTGTAGATAGGAGTCCTGCAATACCGGCAATCTACAGTGAGGAGCAGCATTCCTTGCATGTGAACTTCACCTTGGggcaacttgaagagatcatgCTGCCAAAGGCAATAGATTACTTCTGCAAGAATGACGAAGCGACAGTCTACCAAATGCTTTGGAAATTAAAACACGGTGCTTCATACATTATGATTGAGAAGGCAAGCATGAGCTCACAGAGAACAAGCATGCGGCCATGGAGAACTTTTCAGGGACCTAGGGAAGGAAAGATGTTGCTATGCCATGACCAAGAGATAGGGAGACGGACAAATGTGATCTTTCAATTCCTCAACCTGTGGTTTGTACATGCGCCTGTCCAGCTGCGAGGGACGATTGTGGATTGGattcagaaagaaaaggaaagtcggTGCATAGCTAGCCAGCTACATCTgaacttctaa
- the LOC117860634 gene encoding LOW QUALITY PROTEIN: receptor kinase-like protein Xa21 (The sequence of the model RefSeq protein was modified relative to this genomic sequence to represent the inferred CDS: inserted 2 bases in 1 codon; deleted 1 base in 1 codon; substituted 1 base at 1 genomic stop codon), whose translation MRTAMEHHCSILLVASLLLASPAWTSASAGSDGTGADHRALMQFRSLITDDPYGALASWGAGNMTAPAPCGWHGVTCGVRGRRRSRVTALDLHRLGLASSGTAAPSSLSGLTYLRRLDLSRNRLGGGVPSPLPPSLEHLNLSHNVLQGPVPPALGSLHRLQKLSLSYNNLTGAIPASLGNLTSLTILGLANNNLAGAIPGALGNLKALTGLYLSSNNLTGAIPASLGNLTSLTILGLASNNLADAIPGSLGNLKALTGLYLNQNMLQGSTPSAMFNISSLQDLNVQFNNLTGAIPASLGNLTSLTILSLTSNNLAGAIPGALGNLEALTGLYLARNNLTGAIPASLGNLTSLTILSLASNNLAGAIPGALGNLKALTGLYLSSNNLTGAIPASLGNLTSLTILGLANNNLADAIPGSLGNLKALTGLYLNQNMLQGSIPSAMFNISSLQDLNVQFNNLTGAIPASLGNLTSLTILSLTSNNLAGAIPGALGNLEALTGLYLGFNMLQGSIPSTLGNLKALTGLFLHYNMLQGSIPSAVFNISSLQKLDVQMNNLTGTLPPNAGGRLPRLTWFAVNNNRLHGTIPPSLCNASKLELAQMSDNSFSGVIPNCLGTHLKNLWALRLDSNKLEANVDADWGFMDSLTNCSNLKVIDLARNKLGGMLPGSIANLSTSMEYLSISNNMVSGQIPQEIGNLVNLKRIYMDRNNLTGIIPNKLGNLLLFGNKLSGQIPPTIGNLTVLTSLFLEDNMLTGPIPSSLGSCPLQSLSLEHNRLTGPIPKEILLISTLSDYATFQENMLTGSLPSEVGHLKNLVTLDVSGNRLTGEIPNSLGDCQILQSCSMKGNMFXGKISESLGQPKALLVLDLSRXVGHVKGLEQLHISFNNFDGEVPKHGIFLNASAFSFEGNSSLCGGITQLKLPPCSDNGSTSNNKPSHKLVMMVSIATAFLGISLLLALCVLCHQRRKLIKAEHALPLINDQYARVSYVNLMNATNSFASENLIGIGSFGSVYKGTMISHDQEVVVAVKVLNLQQRGASQSFIAECETLRCARHRNLVKILTVCSSIDSGGLDFKAIVFDFLPNGNLDQWLHHRLREHGTHSRIDLVQRIDIAIHVASALEYLHHYKPTPIVHCDLKPSNILLDNDMVAHVGDFGLARFVHQDQTNPSDISSGWATRRGTIGYAPPEYGLGNEVSIYGDMYSFGVLLLEIFTGKRPTDSDFVQDLNLHRYVQIALQDQQVTSVVQDPELEGRTSSSSSTREIIVACVTSILHIGILCSKELPIDRLLIGDALRALHRIKDNYNQLHLLST comes from the exons ATGCGGACAGCCATGGAGCACCATTGCTCCATCCTACTCGTAGCCTCCCTCCTCCTTGCATCTCCAGCATGGACATCGGCCTCCGCGGGAAGTGACGGCACCGGCGCTGACCACCGTGCGCTCATGCAGTTCCGGTCCCTCATCACGGACGACCCATACGGGGCCTTGGCATCATGGGGCGCCGGCAACAtgaccgcgccggcgccgtgcggGTGGCACGGCGTCACGTGCGGGgtgcgcgggcgccgccgcagccgcgtgACAGCGCTGGACCTCCACAGGCTCGGCCTGGCCAGCTCCGGCACCGCGGCTCCTTCATCCCTCTCGGGCCTCACCTACCTCCGGCGACTCGACCTCTCCAGgaaccgcctcggcggcggcgtgccctCCCCGTTGCCGCCCTCCCTCGAGCACCTCAATCTCAGCCACAACGTGCTGCAGGGGCCGGTGCCCCCAGCGCTGGGGTCACTGCACCGCCTCCAGAAGCTCAGTCTCAGCTacaacaacctcaccggagCAATCCCTGCCTCCCTTGGCAACCTCACCTCCCTCACCATCCTCGGCCTCGCCAACAACAACCTTGCCGGCGCCATCCCTGGCGCTCTCGGCAACCTCAAAGCTCTCACCGGCCTCTACCTCTCCAGCAATAACCTCACCGGAGCAATCCCTGCCTCCCTTGGCAACCTCACCTCCCTCACCATCCTCGGCCTCGCCAGCAACAACCTCGCCGACGCCATCCCTGGCAGTCTCGGCAACCTCAAAGCTCTCACCGGCCTCTACCTCAACCAGAACATGCTCCAAGGATCCACACCTTCCGCCATGTTTAACATCTCCTCTCTCCAGGATCTTAACGTGCAgttcaacaacctcaccggagCAATCCCTGCCTCCCTTGGCAACCTCACCTCCCTCACCATCCTCAGCCTCACCAGCAACAACCTTGCCGGCGCCATCCCTGGCGCTCTCGGCAACCTCGAAGCTCTCACCGGCCTCTACCTCGCCCGCAACAACCTCACCGGAGCAATCCCTGCCTCCCTTGGCAACCTCACCTCCCTCACCATCCTCAGCCTCGCCAGCAACAACCTTGCCGGCGCCATCCCTGGCGCTCTCGGCAACCTCAAAGCTCTCACCGGCCTCTACCTCTCCAGCAATAACCTCACCGGAGCAATCCCTGCCTCCCTTGGCAACCTCACCTCCCTCACCATCCTCGGCCTCGCCAACAACAACCTCGCCGACGCCATCCCTGGCAGTCTCGGCAACCTCAAAGCTCTCACCGGCCTCTACCTCAACCAGAACATGCTCCAAGGATCCATACCTTCCGCCATGTTTAACATCTCCTCTCTCCAGGATCTTAACGTGCAgttcaacaacctcaccggagcaatccctgcctcccttggcaacctcacctccctcaccatcctcagcctcaccagcaacaacctcgccggcgccatccCTGGCGCTCTCGGCAACCTCGAAGCTCTCACCGGCCTCTACCTCGGCTTCAACATGCTCCAAGGATCCATACCTTCCACCCTGGGCAACCTCAAAGCTCTCACCGGCCTCTTCCTTCACTACAACATGCTCCAAGGATCCATACCTTCCGCCGTGTTTAACATCTCCTCTCTCCAGAAACTTGACGTGCAGATGAACAACCTCACCGGGACTCTGCCCCCGAACGCCGGTGGCAGGCTGCCCAGACTCACGTGGTTCGCCGTTAACAACAACCGGCTACACGGTACCATCCCGCCGTCGCTCTGCAACGCCTCCAAGCTGGAGTTGGCGCAGATGTCAGATAATTCCTTCTCCGGAGTCATACCGAACTGCCTTGGAACTCACCTCAAGAACTTGTGGGCACTGAGACTGGACTCCAACAAGCTGGAAGCAAATGTTGATGCTGACTGGGGATTCATGGATAGTCTGACCAACTGCAGCAATCTGAAGGTCATTGACTTGGCTAGAAACAAGCTGGGAGGTATGCTTCCTGGCTCGATCGCAAACCTTTCGACGAGCATGGAGTACTTGAGCATAAGTAACAACATGGTAAGTGGGCAAATACCTCAAGAAATCGGCAACCTTGTCAACTTGAAGAGAATTTATATGGATCGCAATAACCTTACTGGTATTATCCCT AACAAGCTGGGCAACCTTCTCTTGTTCGGCAACAAGCTATCAGGGCAAATCCCACCAACAATTGGCAATCTCACCGTGCTCACCTCACTATTCCTTGAGGACAACATGCTCACGGGTCCCATTCCTTCCAGTCTTGGTAGTTGCCCTTTGCAGTCGCTGTCCCTGGAGCACAATCGCCTTACTGGTCCAATACCAAAAGAAATTCTCCTCATATCCACGCTTTCCGACTACGCGACTTTCCAAGAGAACATGCTAACTGGATCGTTGCCATCGGAAGTTGGTCACCTGAAAAATCTTGTGACCCTTGATGTATCTGGAAATAGGTTAACCGGGGAAATCCCCAACTCTCTTGGCGATTGCCAAATCTTACAGTCTTGCAGTATGAAAGGGAACATGTTTTAAGGGAAAATTTCAGAGTCATTGGGACAACCGAAGGCCCTCTTGGTTCTTGATCTTTCAAG AGTTGGTCACGTGAAAGGTCTTGAACAACTGCATATCTCCTTTAATAACTTTGATGGTGAAGTCCCAAAGCACGGAATATTTCTTAACGCTAGCGCATTTTCATTTGAGGGAAACTCTAGCCTCTGTGGAGGTATTACTCAGCTGAAATTGCCACCTTGCTCAGATAATGGCAGTACTAGCAACAATAAGCCATCACACAAACTTGTCATGATGGTCTCCATAGCCACTGCCTTTCTAGGAATCTCCTTGCTCCTTGCACTATGTGTATTATGTCATCAAAGAAGGAAGTTGATAAAGGCAGAACATGCCTTACCACTCATCAATGATCAGTATGCAAGGGTTTCATATGTCAACTTGATGAATGCAACAAAtagttttgcttctgaaaaccTCATAGGCATCGGAAGCTTCGGCTCTGTTTACAAGGGAACAATGATAAGCCATGACCAAGAAGTTGTTGTCGCTGTGAAGGTGCTCAACCTTCAGCAGCGAGGGGCGTCACAAAGTTTCATTGCAGAATGTGAGACTCTGAGATGTGCTCGACATCGGAACCTTGTGAAAATCTTGACGGTGTGTTCAAGTATTGATTCCGGTGGCCTTGATTtcaaagctattgtatttgatttCCTACCAAATGGAAATCTAGACCAGTGGCTACACCACCGTCTCAGGGAACATGGCACCCATAGTAGGATTGATCTTGTCCAACGGATAGACATTGCCATTCATGTCGCTTCTGCACTCGAATATCTTCACCACTATAAACCAACCCCGATAGTTCATTGTGATCTCAAGCCAAGCAATATTCTCCTTGACAATGACATGGTTGCCCATGTTGGTGATTTTGGGCTCGCAAGATTTGTGCATCAAGACCAGACTAACCCCTCAGATATATCAAGTGGTTGGGCTACAAGAAGGGGAACCATTGGATATGCTCCTCCAG AGTATGGACTGGGTAACGAAGTCTCAATCTATGGTGACATGTACAGCTTCGGAGTACTATTGTTGGAAATTTTCACAGGAAAAAGACCAACAGATAGCGACTTCGTGCAAGACCTCAACCTTCATAGGTACGTGCAAATAGCACTGCAAGATCAGCAAGTCACCAGTGTGGTACAAGATCCGGAACTCGAAGGGAGAACAAGCAGCTCCAGTAGCACCAGAGAAATTATAGTTGCCTGTGTTACTTCAATTCTGCATATCGGAATTCTGTGCTCAAAGGAACTTCCAATAGACCGCTTGCTGATTGGTGATGCCTTGAGAGCGCTTCACAGAATCAAAGACAATTATAACCAGTTGCACTTATTAAGTACATAG